The sequence TTATAAACTGGATTCTAAAACAAATCTCACCAAAGAAGTTGTGAGAAAAATTATATATACGCGTAACCAGTTCAATTCGATTGCTCTAGTCTTTTATTAACGCAGTACTGAGATCTAATTTTGAGGCAATTAagacatttttattttaaaatagcaTGAGAAATGATGATCCAAAGAGACTTAATATATGACTCAGAATATACGAGagagttaaattttttatttttatttttatagccCAATCAAGTTAATTTATAACTCAATATTCCCAAACTAATTTAAACTTTGACAATCATGACTTAGATtttctatatataatatagtgaACACTATCTCCCAAATAAATCTCTATAAATCCGAACTCAAAACTTTAATATTTCTCTCGACAATGTACTTAAATAATATTCCTAAAACGAGTCCAACTTAAGTCTAACTAATCATTCTCAAAATATTTACTgaccttaaaaataatattatttcccAAGTGGTTTTTTCCTATTCTCAATCTTACTTACTTATTTTCAAGTGATTCCTCATCATTCCAAATCTTACTTACTAGACCACAAGAGATTCATTCTCATTCTTCATCCTAATTTTccatcaagatcatgaacctggtttggctctgataccacttctgTCACGCCCCGAAACCGGACCAagttgacatcggcgttgtttaacaatttaacattgaaacaacaagcctcatagtacaagtcttgccaaaaaccagtctatttAATAAACCATAACTGTTTTTACAGAGAAAAAAGAACAAGTGCAACAATGCGAAAGCGaaactgaaatttaaagtaaaaatatttcttcaacttgaactgATTCATCCTCACCAACCTCAGAACTTATTTTGTTCTTCGTCATCTAactcatcttcattcttatctggagagcaaagtaagggggtgagtgttttggaaaacactcaccaagtgggggccgatcgagcacgataaacaccaaaatatatttacatgtactAATGTATATTTCATAATCTCGAAACAAAATAAGCATGCTGAATTCGAACAAATACGAAGAAAATATTGCACtgttaattatctcattttccgtggttctactgatcagtcccctatatgttactcctctaaggggcgaggccaaaggaacggttattataacccaccacATCAGGGCCatgtcaaatcaaatcaaatcgtcAGAAATTTCTTAATCATTTCTAAATCGACTCTTAACAGTGCAtctcaaatattttcaaataattctaacatgcttcaaataatatcacgaatagccaacaaataatatatatatcaaagtgaaacgaatattatcatgccgatcgaattttcaaaagtataagtatttatgttataaaacttaactcacacgcaaaaataaatataagtgtagAAACTTATATCACACAAAAGAAAGGTAAAAGCCCACTTACATGGTCAAATCGGGCTGGAACAAAAATTGGGTTGAAATGCCTCTAAAATCCTATACTTCATTCCTCACGTGAACAATTTGCACCACTACTAAAATTTACatgattttttcttcttttatttgaaaaatccATTGCTTGTTTATACTCTATTTATATATGCTAGAATGAGTCCGTTTATTTCCTCCACTACACCACCTTCAATAGCCATCAATCGACAGTTACCATTTAAGTTAATTGACAACATAATGAATCATCAATTCTCAATTTTGTGACTTGTAACAAAACTTTATAATGTAAACTTAATGGATAATAATATAGTCTTGAACGTGGGTTCAAGGTTGAGAATTTAAAAAGACCGTCAATTGAGACATAACATCTGATTAATTatcaaacaataattatatacaatAATTAGATATAATATGAATCTTAAAATTTACTGATTATAGGACATGAGTTTGTGGTAGAAGAATTTAGGACATATTGGTTTTTAGATAAATCAAGAATAAAGACTAATAACTAGTCAATAATTATCTATattgacatatgaatatagagaTGAATAAACTCATATATTCCATCAAAGTATTTTCATgtgaataaaaattttgatttatttcactagtagataaatttttttttttataaaaacatatttttatttattatatcgtGAATTTGATCATGAATATCACAACTACCCTGTTCTCTACTTTAATTTATGATGTAATCGCTCTTAttcattaataatatattatcgttatgtaaaaaaattattcaaaactaTTTGTTGTATAGATTACATATTTTTCCTTCATTTATGTATGTTAATGGCCAATGGGAGAGATTCGGGCCGGCGAGCATAAATTCAATGTCTATTGCAATGAGTATCAAGTACCGGTTGATCAAATTTGGATGCacaataaataaacaataaacatGTAGATATGCCTACTCATGATTATGGGATTTTCAAACAATAAttagaaaataaacaaaataatcaaaaatcatatataaaaaacaaaaccaaTAGTATTATAAACACGCACTACTATTGATTAAGTCCTTTATAgatattttgacagcttataatgtaaagcaattattgttgttgttgttgttgttgttgttcgGTTCTATACGATTCCAGTTTTAATTTCAagtactatttttttttaaaaaaaaatctaatttcaacatagaattaaaaaatttacCCAAAAACTTATGTGAGACCGTTTTACAAGTAAACTCTGTGAGATGCATCTATATATGTGTATGAAATGAGTCGACATTGtttacaattaaaaataatacttttgactaGTAAAACGATCTCATACCAGTTGTGTTTTGTAATATTGTTGATTTtagtgaaaatattatttttatattaaataagttattttttattgcTTGTGTGAATCTGCTCAACACATCTAGATATGTGagacttgaaaaaaaaatataaatcaacTCACAATGTTTATTAAAATTCTATATGATATCGGTTCTAGTTTTGATTCCGTTTTATCTGGGATCAATATAAAAATGATATCGAATCTAATGTTTTGTTTGGACATgtacttataaaatatttttataaatgtttttttaaaaaatcttataaaatattttaaaagttgttcTAAGAATAAATGTATTCGAACAaatattatatgaaaatatttttacattagAAAAGTAATATTGTTCGTTCTTGTCTTTCATAGTTTCATTATAAAAATATCTAAAAACGCGTCTTAAGTATCTTTAAAAATATACTTGGATaacaattatttaaaaatattttccatgaaaattttaaaaaaattcatgcaaatacataatttaaattttttatgtataaaatactgaaatttttttaaaaaggattTTTTTTTAGAGGGAAAACTAAATTAAGTAATTATCGAGACGAAACATGGATTTTTGGGAACTTGTTTTTACTATGAGTCTACGACTGATGGTTTGACGGGAATGGGCTTTGTGCAACATTGATTATCGGGCTTCAAGCccatatttaaaatttctttgcCCTTTAAAAACGTAAGGCAAATCGTGGGCCGGATATATATTCCTTGGAATATTCGTTTGTGGATGAGCCTTGCTTTTGTTGCACCAATGATCGGACAAGTGAATATGTAATTACATTTATGCCCTGATTTGATTTAGGGTTTGGGGACACTCGTTGCGTACCTCTCGCTTTATATCTCGCACTTGCTCATCTAGTGCCTCCGCGTGCCGCTTTTAGCTCCTCTGCTATCTTTCGCTTTGGTAATTCGATCTCTCTAAGCTTTTCGCTAATTATGTTCGATCTTTGGAAATCGTTTGTTTGAGATTGATATGTTTTTATCTGTTTGGATTAATTGGCGTCGAACTTGAGAATTACTTACTGAATCGGACTAAACCTGACTTTTTTAGTATGTTGCGTTGGATGTGATTCATTGGAGATTGCAAGGTTTTTCCAATTGATTGGTTGTTGTGGCGATACATGGATGATATGTGATGAATATTTCGTTTCGGATCCGAATTTATGCAGAGTTTTTCTTCCTATGGTGAATGATTTACAAATATAACTACTTATTTGTAATTTGCTGGCACAAATTTTGTACTGGTGGTTCGAGATTTCAGCGCAGATTTTTCGGATATGCTTTAGTTACTTATTAGAAATGCGCATCAAGTATGACTGAATGTTTTTTAAATGATGATTGTCAGGCGTTACTAACGCCTTATCTATTATATTGGAATCCGGAAGATTTTACTTTTCTGCAGCAAACAGTGTGACATATTCTGTTTAACGGTGTGAACCTGGATGAACTTTGACTAATGATTGATGATTCTCGTTCTGCATGAGATTCTTGAAGACTGATTAACAGCCGCGATATATATGCTTGTTAGATCATAGTGCGCATGGCTAGTGCTTTTGTGAGGTTTTGTTtctcattttttattttcatgttCTGTTGTTGAATCGCAGGAATATTTGGGGGGAGGCCTCCTATAAGTTTTGATTGTTGGTGAAGTTTAAAAAAACCAGTAAAGATGGTGAGTGCAGGAGTTAATTTCAAACGATAAATGAGATAAATTTTGGTTCGGCTGGGAAATCTGACCTCAAAATTTACCTATATTTACCAGGTGAAGTTCACAGCCGAAGAGCTCCGTAGGATTATGGACTACAAGCACAATATCCGGAACATGTCTGTCATTGCACATGTTGATCATGGTACCATAGCTGCAACCTTGAAATGCTGCAACCTTGAAATGATTCCTTATAATTTGTAGTACAGTTATTGAATTTTGGCAACTATTTTTCACTTTGAGGCAAATCTTTAATTCTTTATTTATCTGCAGGGAAGTCCACTCTTACAGATTCTCTTGTTGCGGCTGCTGGTATCATTGCTCAGGAAGTAGCTGGTGATGTAAGAATGACAGATACCCGTGCAGATGAAGCTGAACGTGGTATAACGATCAAGTCCACTGGCATCTCTCTGTACTATGAAATGTCGGATGAATCTCTGAAGAACTATAAGGGAGATCGACAGGGCAACGAGTATCTCATCAATCTTATTGATTCTCCTGGACACGTCGACTTCTCTTCTGAAGTGACGGCTGCTCTTCGTATCACTGATGGTGCTCTTGTTGTGGTGGACTGTGTTGAAGGTGTGTGTGTCCAGACAGAAACTGTTCTACGACAAGCACTGGGAGAAAGGATACGGCCTGTCTTGACTGTTAACAAGATGGACAGGTGTTTCTTGGAACTCCAGGTGGATGGGGAGGAGGCATACCAAACTTTCCAGAGGGTCATTGAAAATGCAAATGTTATCATGGCCACGTACGAGGATCCCCTTCTTGGAGATGTTCAGGTTTACCCGGAAAAAGGTACGGTTGCTTTCTCCGCTGGGTTGCATGGCTGGGCATTCACCTTGACGAACTTTGCGAAGATGTATGCCTCAAAATTTGGTGTGGATGAGTCCAAGATGATGGAAAGGCTCTGGGAGAGAACTTCTTTGATCCTGCCACTAAGAAGTGGACTTCCAAAAATTCTGGCTCTCCTACATGCAAACGTGGATTTGTTCAGTTTTGTTATGAGCCCATCAAGCAAATCATCAACACTTGCATGAATGATCAGAAGGACAAGTTGTGGCCGATGCTGCAGAAGCTTGGTGTTACGATGAAATCGGAGGAGAAGGAATTGATGGGGAAAGCACTGATGAAACGTGTCATGCAAACCTGGCTCCCTGCTAGTACCGCCCTATTGGAAATGATGATATTCCATCTCCCATCACCCTCCAAGGCTCAAAGGTACCGTGTGGAGAACCTGTACGAGGGGCCTCTTGATGATACATATGCTAATGCCATTAGAAACTGTGATCCTGAGGGACCTCTCATGCTCTATGTGTCCAAGATGATTCCAGCCTCTGACAAGGGTAGGTTCTTTGCTTTTGGTCGTGTATTCTCCGGCAAGGTGTCGACGGGTTTGAAGGTTAGGATCATGGGTCCAAACTATGTTCCTGGGGAGAAAAAGGACTTGTACACAAAGAGTGTCCAGAGAACCGTTATTTGGATGGGCAAGAAGCAGGAGACTGTTGAAGATGTTCCGTGTGGGAACACTGTGGCCATGGTCGGTCTCGATCAATATATTACTAAGAATGCTACCTTGACCAACGAGAAGGAAGTCGATGCCCATCCTATTAGAGCCATGAAATTCTCTGTCTCACCCGTCGTGCGTGTTGCTGTCCAGTGTAAGGTTGCATCCGACCTACCTAAACTTGTTGAAGGTTTGAAGCGTTTGGCCAAGTCGGATCCTATGGTTGTCTGTACTATGGAGGAATCTGGGGAGCACATCGTCGCTGGTGCTGGAGAACTTCATCTTGAGATCTGCTTGAAAGACTTGCAGGATGATTTCATGGGTGGTGCCGAAATTATAAAATCAGACCCGGTTGTGTCTTTCCGTGAGACTGTTCTTGAGAGATCTTGCCGCACTGTGATGAGCAAATCACCTAACAAACACAACCGTTTGTACATGGAAGCTAGACCGTTGGAAGATGGACTTGCTGAGGCAATCGATGATGGCCGTATCGGTCCAAGAGATGATCCCAAGGTTCGTTCGAAGATCTTGTCAGAAGAGTTTGGTTGGGATAAGGAGCTGGCGAAGAAGATTTGGTGCTTTGGTCCTGAAACCACGGGTCCAAATATGGTGGTAGATATGTGTAAGGGAgttcagtacttgaatgaaaTTAAGGATTCCGTTGTTGCCGGTTTCCAGTGGGCTTCAAAGGAAGGTCCATTGGCTGATGAAAACATGAGAGGTATTTGCTTTGAGGTGTGTGATGTTGTTCTTCATGCTGATGCCATACATAGAGGTGGTGGTCAGGTTATTCCAACAGCAAGGAGGGTTGTTTACGCATCACAACTCACTGCGAAGCCTCGCCTTTTGGAACCGGTGTACATGGTGGAGATCCAAGCTCCGGAGCAAGCTCTTGGTGGAATTTACAGTGTCTTGAATCAGAAACGTGGGCACGTCTTTGAAGAAATGCAGAGGCCGGGAACTCCTCTTTACAATATCAAGGCATACCTACCTGTTGTTGAGTCATTTGGTTTCTCAAGTACCTTGAGGGCTGCGACCTCTGGTCAGGCATTCCCCCAGTGTGTGTTTGATCACTGGGACCTGATGTCGTCTGATCCATTGGAGGCAGGATCTCAGGCAGCCACTCTGGTAGCTGACATCCGGAAGAGGAAAGGTTTGAAGGAGCAGATCACGCCCCTCTCTGAATTCGAGGACAGGCTATAAAGCACCAGGCAGGGGTAAACCTTGTGTTTCCTATTGATTTTCTGTATCTTGGTGGCATGATATTTCAACTtgtttattataatttaatgtttttttttctgaGAAGAACCAATGTAGCGTCCGTATGAGTTTAAACCCATGTCAAGTTGAGTTGTCTTTTAATTTAAACATGAATGTTGTGTTTATTTTGTTTAACAAATTTTGGTGGTACACTGTTCCGATTTATATTTTATCTGGCTTTTGAACTTCTGTCCTGGTAAAAAAACGTGTATAGTACCAGAAAATTTCTGGGTCGTTATATGCTTAAATCCTGTTTTGTAGG comes from Henckelia pumila isolate YLH828 chromosome 4, ASM3356847v2, whole genome shotgun sequence and encodes:
- the LOC140859989 gene encoding LOW QUALITY PROTEIN: elongation factor 2-like (The sequence of the model RefSeq protein was modified relative to this genomic sequence to represent the inferred CDS: inserted 1 base in 1 codon), producing the protein MVKFTAEELRRIMDYKHNIRNMSVIAHVDHGKSTLTDSLVAAAGIIAQEVAGDVRMTDTRADEAERGITIKSTGISLYYEMSDESLKNYKGDRQGNEYLINLIDSPGHVDFSSEVTAALRITDGALVVVDCVEGVCVQTETVLRQALGERIRPVLTVNKMDRCFLELQVDGEEAYQTFQRVIENANVIMATYEDPLLGDVQVYPEKGTVAFSAGLHGWAFTLTNFAKMYASKFGVDESKMMERLWXENFFDPATKKWTSKNSGSPTCKRGFVQFCYEPIKQIINTCMNDQKDKLWPMLQKLGVTMKSEEKELMGKALMKRVMQTWLPASTALLEMMIFHLPSPSKAQRYRVENLYEGPLDDTYANAIRNCDPEGPLMLYVSKMIPASDKGRFFAFGRVFSGKVSTGLKVRIMGPNYVPGEKKDLYTKSVQRTVIWMGKKQETVEDVPCGNTVAMVGLDQYITKNATLTNEKEVDAHPIRAMKFSVSPVVRVAVQCKVASDLPKLVEGLKRLAKSDPMVVCTMEESGEHIVAGAGELHLEICLKDLQDDFMGGAEIIKSDPVVSFRETVLERSCRTVMSKSPNKHNRLYMEARPLEDGLAEAIDDGRIGPRDDPKVRSKILSEEFGWDKELAKKIWCFGPETTGPNMVVDMCKGVQYLNEIKDSVVAGFQWASKEGPLADENMRGICFEVCDVVLHADAIHRGGGQVIPTARRVVYASQLTAKPRLLEPVYMVEIQAPEQALGGIYSVLNQKRGHVFEEMQRPGTPLYNIKAYLPVVESFGFSSTLRAATSGQAFPQCVFDHWDLMSSDPLEAGSQAATLVADIRKRKGLKEQITPLSEFEDRL